In one window of Fodinibius salicampi DNA:
- a CDS encoding sugar transferase: MGYKSESVAQNSIIQEKYETVRQSIVQEMYDTNIGSAEGADSSYSKFESLANKTFRGKRSIDIAIGCLAFAVFLIVYPIFGLFIKLSSRGPILYKQRRTGQHGHEFICYKFRTMHQLDLRRIDGKPVVTQENDKRVFWFGSLLRMTNLDEIPQVLNVLKGDMSLIGPRPYPIEECAHWNNTFDDFFYRYAVKPGISGLAQVKGYRGGTLEEEHMRKRLDYDLIYVEKQSLSLDLYVLGRTVFKMIHLDTDGH, from the coding sequence ATGGGATATAAAAGCGAGTCGGTAGCCCAAAACAGTATCATCCAAGAGAAATACGAGACGGTCAGACAATCTATTGTACAAGAGATGTACGATACCAATATTGGATCAGCAGAGGGCGCAGACAGCAGTTATTCTAAATTTGAATCACTGGCCAATAAAACATTTCGGGGAAAACGAAGTATTGATATCGCCATCGGTTGTCTTGCTTTTGCCGTATTTTTAATTGTATATCCTATTTTTGGATTATTTATAAAACTGAGCTCCCGCGGACCTATTCTCTACAAACAACGCCGTACAGGACAACATGGACACGAATTTATCTGCTATAAATTCAGAACAATGCATCAGCTAGATCTTCGGCGGATTGATGGTAAGCCGGTTGTTACCCAGGAAAATGACAAGCGTGTTTTTTGGTTTGGAAGCTTATTGCGAATGACTAATCTGGATGAGATTCCACAGGTACTAAATGTTCTCAAGGGAGATATGAGCCTTATAGGTCCACGCCCTTATCCCATAGAAGAATGTGCCCACTGGAACAATACCTTCGATGATTTTTTCTATCGCTATGCGGTAAAACCAGGCATTTCAGGTTTGGCACAAGTTAAAGGTTATCGCGGCGGTACGCTTGAAGAAGAGCACATGCGGAAGCGTCTCGATTATGATCTTATTTATGTTGAAAAACAGTCGCTCTCACTCGATCTATACGTATTAGGCCGTACAGTATTTAAAATGATCCATCTGGATACCGACGGACATTAG
- a CDS encoding PAS domain-containing protein, with the protein MKDRQHTIYIVVPPDGKIQHVVNRIEKLDFEIIWERVCTEDCLSKLRDTLPDVIIAEDNSSIENFLWEVRSKYENLPIIVLSGTNDYSNGLRMVEEGAEDYISRGQIERLDIAITRVLKKDSSFSKAGIRSGLYILEEEIVGMCFDEQYTLENILQHFVESIERIHPDLIPVVVRIEDMRMYSWISSGQLSNRFLSLLDGTRVGPNAGSAGVAAYHKKNVVCLHISEDERCKEVRENALAEGLMASWAIPILVEGGKIYASFCCYCRQESHSLSLWNQEALDRIQKILQIVIGFKQVHQSLKLREQRFRALVQDGADLISIVDKSGRFKYVAPFSNSSEGINAEDFIGKSAFDYVHPKDRQRLKRILEGLAPGERVEVGPFRSLDADELPGWKETTITNMMNNPAVEGYVVNSRDITDQMEREQKLRESVERYEIVSKATSDTIWDLDLEEDVIRYNSNISEMFGYDTKRITKVGKWWRGKLHPDDRPYVLQKLDDAWTEKEDRFQMEYRFRCADGTYKYVYDRAFVVTDEDGQPVRMIGAMQDVTHQRTREQILKDSLKEKKILLMEIHHRVKNNLAVVSGMMQLQAFQSESEELRQKLFHSVGRIKTMASIHEFLYESQNFSNISFNENIKKLISAIIETVSLNQSVGVDYELEPVDININQAIPCSLIINEIFSNMLQYEYRGVGFLKIVVSLFEEDETIHIKISNNLLDDQASDILSDNTLSRELIETLSRQLEADYGYKIENDDRFFYLSFDRSEANGIGSTKVKDKRAVIKGDAVRTVVGY; encoded by the coding sequence TTGAAAGATCGACAGCATACAATTTATATAGTTGTACCACCTGACGGAAAAATTCAGCATGTGGTCAATAGAATAGAGAAGCTGGATTTTGAGATAATTTGGGAGAGAGTCTGCACCGAAGACTGTTTGAGCAAGTTGAGAGATACCCTCCCGGATGTGATTATTGCTGAGGATAATAGCTCTATAGAAAACTTTTTGTGGGAGGTTAGGAGTAAGTATGAAAACTTGCCCATAATTGTATTATCTGGTACAAATGACTATTCAAATGGATTGCGGATGGTTGAAGAAGGGGCAGAGGATTATATTTCCCGGGGACAAATTGAACGACTGGACATCGCTATTACACGGGTTTTGAAAAAAGATAGTTCTTTCTCAAAGGCAGGTATTCGATCAGGACTCTATATATTAGAGGAAGAAATAGTCGGGATGTGTTTTGATGAACAGTATACACTGGAGAATATACTGCAACATTTCGTTGAGTCGATAGAGCGAATACATCCGGATCTTATTCCGGTGGTAGTGCGTATCGAAGACATGAGAATGTATTCTTGGATATCTTCGGGGCAATTATCAAATAGATTTCTCAGTCTTTTGGATGGCACACGGGTTGGTCCGAATGCCGGTTCGGCTGGCGTCGCTGCTTATCACAAAAAAAATGTTGTGTGCTTACATATTTCTGAGGACGAAAGATGTAAGGAAGTGAGGGAGAACGCACTTGCGGAAGGCCTGATGGCCTCTTGGGCCATACCTATTTTGGTTGAAGGGGGTAAGATTTATGCTTCGTTCTGCTGTTATTGTCGTCAGGAGTCTCACTCTCTTTCGTTATGGAATCAGGAAGCTTTAGATCGTATCCAGAAGATTCTGCAGATTGTTATAGGTTTTAAACAAGTACATCAATCTCTTAAACTTAGAGAGCAACGTTTCCGTGCATTGGTGCAGGATGGAGCTGATCTAATTTCTATCGTAGATAAAAGTGGTCGTTTTAAATATGTAGCCCCATTTTCTAATTCATCTGAAGGCATTAACGCAGAGGATTTTATAGGTAAAAGTGCTTTTGACTACGTACATCCGAAAGACCGGCAACGGCTGAAAAGGATTTTAGAGGGGCTTGCCCCCGGTGAGCGTGTAGAGGTGGGCCCCTTCCGATCGCTTGATGCTGATGAATTGCCGGGTTGGAAAGAGACGACCATTACCAATATGATGAATAATCCTGCCGTAGAGGGTTATGTAGTTAATTCCAGGGATATAACTGACCAGATGGAGCGTGAGCAGAAGCTCCGAGAAAGCGTGGAGCGCTATGAAATTGTATCCAAAGCTACGAGCGATACCATTTGGGATCTGGATCTGGAGGAGGATGTTATCAGGTATAACTCCAATATTAGTGAAATGTTTGGATATGATACCAAAAGGATTACCAAGGTTGGCAAGTGGTGGCGAGGCAAGCTCCATCCTGATGACCGGCCCTATGTCTTGCAAAAACTGGATGATGCCTGGACGGAAAAGGAAGATCGTTTCCAGATGGAGTACAGATTTCGATGTGCCGATGGTACTTATAAATATGTTTATGATCGTGCTTTTGTCGTGACGGATGAAGATGGGCAACCTGTACGGATGATCGGCGCTATGCAGGATGTAACACATCAGCGGACAAGAGAGCAGATATTAAAAGATTCTCTGAAAGAGAAGAAAATTCTCTTAATGGAGATCCATCATCGGGTTAAAAACAATCTGGCAGTAGTATCGGGGATGATGCAATTGCAGGCCTTTCAATCAGAAAGTGAAGAGTTGCGCCAAAAGCTTTTTCACAGTGTGGGACGCATAAAGACGATGGCATCTATACATGAATTTCTTTACGAGTCGCAAAATTTTTCCAATATCAGTTTTAATGAGAACATTAAAAAACTTATATCCGCAATCATTGAAACTGTTAGCTTGAATCAGTCAGTTGGGGTCGACTATGAACTGGAACCTGTGGATATCAATATCAACCAGGCAATTCCCTGTTCGCTGATTATTAACGAAATATTTAGCAATATGCTTCAATATGAGTATAGGGGGGTTGGATTTCTTAAGATCGTAGTTAGTCTGTTTGAGGAAGATGAAACGATTCATATCAAGATTTCCAATAATCTTTTAGATGACCAGGCTTCAGATATCTTGTCAGACAATACGTTGAGCCGGGAGCTCATAGAAACGCTTTCACGTCAGTTGGAAGCGGACTATGGCTACAAAATAGAGAATGATGACAGGTTTTTTTATCTATCCTTTGACAGGAGTGAAGCCAATGGTATCGGAAGTACAAAGGTTAAGGATAAAAGAGCTGTAATAAAAGGAGATGCAGTTCGGACGGTAGTAGGTTATTAA
- a CDS encoding TetR/AcrR family transcriptional regulator, translating into MSKEERKKREKEQRRNTIIDAAEKVIFEKGIEQSTMEEIAHEAELSKGTLYLYFKSKNELYTAIAQRGSDILNRRFAKMFAGDFTGLELIRKIGETYLNFVNENPDYFRAFMYYESMSDVEELQESEIAGHCEENRREALGFMIRALQIGMQDGTIDESYDPRELAIVLWSSTRGITTMTHMKGIGHYFKVLDDMEIQVSSLFESFLNLIGTGIATDEARNKLMTDSQKK; encoded by the coding sequence ATGAGCAAAGAAGAACGAAAAAAAAGAGAAAAAGAGCAGCGTCGTAACACCATTATAGATGCGGCCGAAAAGGTTATTTTTGAAAAGGGTATCGAGCAGTCTACCATGGAAGAGATTGCTCATGAGGCAGAACTGAGTAAGGGGACGCTCTACCTTTATTTCAAAAGTAAGAATGAGTTGTATACAGCAATAGCCCAGCGTGGATCTGACATCCTCAACCGCCGCTTTGCCAAAATGTTTGCCGGAGATTTTACCGGCCTCGAACTCATCAGGAAGATTGGGGAAACTTACCTCAATTTTGTAAATGAGAATCCTGATTATTTTAGGGCTTTCATGTATTATGAGTCCATGAGTGATGTTGAAGAGCTCCAGGAAAGCGAAATAGCAGGACATTGTGAGGAGAATCGCCGTGAAGCATTGGGCTTTATGATTCGTGCTTTACAGATCGGTATGCAGGACGGGACCATTGATGAAAGTTATGATCCCAGGGAGTTGGCAATCGTCCTTTGGTCAAGTACGCGGGGAATTACCACGATGACACACATGAAGGGGATCGGTCATTACTTCAAGGTGTTGGATGATATGGAAATTCAGGTTAGCTCGTTGTTTGAAAGCTTTCTGAATCTTATAGGTACTGGAATTGCTACTGATGAAGCTCGAAATAAATTAATGACTGATAGTCAAAAAAAATGA
- a CDS encoding TolC family protein, with the protein MIDNTSAKLSRLGRAIALMMVVFMVLISLPAWGQISDSVAVSDVVGDQKVLTLTEALDVALANNSEIKRSLLSLKNADEQVRIAWSDVLPDVSASATYTRNLEIPVNFVPAQFFDPDAPAGELVPLQFGTDNNWQGGLSVNQTLFRGEAFVGIGSSKVFKAVQAENLRATAQQVVTQTRVAYYNVLVAKEQLRLQKAAIERLEKNLKENKARQKAGLVDEYNVLQVQVQLSNQRPQLTQAKYAVDEAYRELAVVLGIPLGLEFMVKGDLNNFDITAQEATDKVNENIKKVDKMTPYQYSKQPPIEDRVSDMRGDIRILEKRNELKIQEMKAIKSRFLPTLSANYNLNWTASQAGNPVFFGTEDSRARSQTVGLTLSLPIFQGFERSANLSIAQIEKKDLEEQKRSALRSAENEIQSAREDLDQAIETAPAREKALQLAQEGYDRARARLENGLGSQLDVANAELQLREAEANYAQMVFNYLSAKAQYDQAVGMVPFVDEELPKLND; encoded by the coding sequence ATGATTGACAATACATCTGCTAAATTATCGCGGCTCGGCAGAGCAATTGCTTTGATGATGGTTGTATTTATGGTTCTTATTTCATTACCGGCATGGGGGCAAATATCAGATTCAGTGGCTGTCTCTGATGTTGTTGGAGACCAAAAAGTATTAACACTGACAGAAGCCCTTGATGTAGCCCTTGCAAATAATTCCGAGATCAAACGATCACTACTCAGCCTCAAAAATGCCGACGAACAGGTCCGGATTGCTTGGAGCGATGTGCTCCCGGATGTTTCCGCTTCGGCAACTTACACCCGAAATTTAGAGATACCAGTAAATTTTGTGCCCGCACAGTTTTTTGATCCTGATGCCCCGGCTGGCGAATTGGTTCCATTACAGTTTGGGACTGATAACAACTGGCAGGGAGGCCTTTCCGTAAATCAAACTCTTTTTAGGGGTGAGGCTTTTGTTGGTATTGGTAGTTCAAAAGTATTTAAGGCTGTACAGGCCGAAAATCTACGAGCGACTGCGCAGCAAGTAGTGACTCAAACCCGTGTTGCCTACTATAATGTATTAGTAGCTAAGGAACAGCTTCGCCTTCAAAAAGCAGCGATTGAACGGCTGGAAAAAAACTTGAAGGAAAATAAAGCTCGCCAAAAGGCGGGACTGGTTGACGAATATAACGTTTTGCAGGTACAGGTACAGCTTAGTAATCAGCGTCCACAACTAACGCAGGCTAAGTATGCCGTTGATGAAGCTTATCGCGAGTTGGCAGTGGTTTTAGGCATTCCTTTGGGACTTGAATTCATGGTTAAGGGAGACCTTAATAATTTTGATATAACAGCACAGGAGGCGACCGACAAGGTCAATGAAAATATTAAAAAGGTGGATAAGATGACGCCCTATCAATACAGCAAGCAACCTCCGATAGAAGATAGGGTCTCAGATATGCGAGGCGATATTCGGATATTGGAAAAACGAAATGAATTGAAAATTCAGGAAATGAAAGCTATTAAGAGTCGCTTTCTGCCAACACTCTCAGCTAATTATAATTTAAATTGGACGGCGTCACAGGCAGGAAATCCCGTATTTTTTGGGACTGAAGATAGCCGAGCCCGATCACAAACTGTAGGCCTTACGCTCAGCTTGCCCATTTTCCAGGGATTTGAACGCTCGGCCAACCTGAGTATTGCACAGATTGAAAAGAAAGACCTCGAGGAACAAAAACGTTCCGCTCTACGATCAGCTGAGAATGAAATTCAATCAGCCAGGGAAGATCTGGACCAAGCAATAGAAACGGCTCCGGCCCGTGAAAAGGCGTTGCAGTTAGCACAGGAAGGATATGACCGGGCTCGGGCACGACTGGAAAATGGGCTTGGTTCACAACTGGATGTTGCCAACGCTGAATTACAGCTTCGTGAGGCTGAAGCTAATTATGCGCAGATGGTATTTAACTATCTGTCAGCCAAGGCGCAGTACGATCAGGCAGTTGGTATGGTCCCTTTTGTTGACGAAGAACTTCCTAAGCTCAATGATTAA
- a CDS encoding efflux RND transporter periplasmic adaptor subunit, which yields MNKQLVLAGIVLFLLINGCAEEQQEPKEEVVKSVTVETKVMKAQLFERYLELVGSVEAQNDVRISAEVTGRVQEYYVDQGDQVNKGTPILKIDDSRLQREHARLTAQVQQTREQYERLKKVFEQDSVGSEMDLINAKTAYEQSQSALEAIEVDLQNTTVNAPFDATLEEIVMEEGEMASPGTVLLRLIGHNRLNVSAGVPSIYSDAVSKGDTAQVWFDFQQSDTLRLPINFVGQSIDPQARTFEIEIKLPPQGEEYKVDMISNIKIPTFRKDSAFVIGEEYVYKEGNENVVYVVAEDDEGNKIARMNQVKLGPSYKNNVVVSEGLSKDERLITVGSSFLQDAMRIKIVEEKDRNIVQEN from the coding sequence ATGAATAAGCAATTAGTTTTAGCAGGAATAGTACTTTTTTTACTGATAAACGGATGTGCCGAAGAGCAACAGGAGCCTAAAGAAGAGGTCGTGAAAAGTGTTACCGTAGAGACCAAGGTCATGAAGGCTCAATTATTTGAACGTTATTTGGAATTGGTGGGATCCGTAGAGGCTCAAAATGATGTTCGTATTTCTGCCGAAGTAACAGGAAGGGTCCAAGAGTATTATGTGGATCAGGGAGACCAGGTTAATAAAGGAACACCGATCCTCAAGATTGATGACAGTAGGCTGCAGCGCGAACATGCTCGGTTGACGGCTCAGGTCCAGCAGACACGGGAGCAATATGAACGCTTAAAGAAGGTGTTTGAACAAGATAGTGTAGGTTCGGAAATGGATCTCATCAATGCTAAAACTGCTTATGAGCAGAGTCAGTCAGCACTTGAGGCTATTGAAGTAGATCTGCAGAATACAACGGTGAATGCGCCTTTTGATGCCACTTTAGAAGAAATTGTTATGGAAGAGGGGGAGATGGCTAGTCCCGGCACAGTATTGCTTCGTCTAATCGGTCATAACAGACTCAACGTGTCGGCCGGAGTACCATCTATCTATTCTGATGCCGTTTCTAAGGGAGACACCGCCCAGGTTTGGTTTGATTTTCAGCAAAGCGATACACTAAGGCTGCCAATAAATTTTGTGGGGCAGTCTATCGATCCACAAGCCCGAACATTTGAGATAGAGATTAAACTACCTCCCCAAGGCGAAGAATATAAAGTAGATATGATCAGTAACATAAAGATCCCGACGTTTAGAAAAGACAGTGCTTTCGTAATTGGTGAGGAGTATGTGTATAAAGAGGGAAATGAAAACGTGGTGTATGTAGTGGCTGAAGATGATGAGGGAAATAAAATTGCCCGGATGAACCAAGTGAAACTCGGTCCCTCATACAAGAATAACGTGGTAGTTTCCGAAGGGCTCAGCAAAGATGAACGGCTTATTACGGTGGGCTCCTCATTTTTGCAGGATGCGATGCGTATAAAGATCGTTGAAGAGAAAGATAGAAATATTGTTCAGGAAAATTAG
- a CDS encoding efflux RND transporter permease subunit, translating into MSGSMIDDKNITGNGVGNVDDQKEFGLSSFSIDNRISVLVLVLLVAIMGVNSYLTIPKEASPDITVPNVMVITTYPGVSPEDMEGLVTRKLEDELSGISDIKQMGSSSAEGYSNINMEFNADVDINEALQKVREKVDLAKPELPSEAEDPIIQEINFSEFPIMQVNLSGQYGLVQLKEIAEDLQDQIETIPSVLEVNLAGGLEREVKVDVNLPKLKYYGLTFTDLVTAIQEENVTVPGGNIDVGIKKFLLRVPGEFKSVEPIEDIVIDAPDDHPIYLRDVAEVNFGFKERETYAELNSNPVISLSVVKRSGENILETSSAVKSLLEEELPTLPPTTHYEITSDQSDNINAMVSSLENNIISGLLLVVGILLFFLGVRNASFVGIAIPMSMFLSFIVISAVGMTMNMIVLFSLILALGMLVDNAIVVVENIYRYLEEGYDNFTAAKKGTGEVAIPIISGTLTTLAAFFPLLFWPGITGEFMSFLPQTLIITLSSSLFVALIINPVLCALFMNLDQEDKSDRPKMTSKGKRFMAGAAALLLLVGLLSNFLTWTMLFIGATLLYLLNRFVLSPVGDWWQREGLDKVLDKYEKTLRWSLHHGKTVLGISVLVLISSFVVFGLFNSGIEFFPESIPPAQAYVQVEAPVGTNVDFTKSVIDELTQKVPNIPNSEDVESVLSTSGSAITANPMASQGNSTHLGTIVLNFVDYQQRTGTTFNAIEYARSNFSEGIAGAEVTVEKPQNGPPTGKPINLEISGKEMPELERISEEVMNRLENDPVYGKLDGLERDLSEARPEIQINVNREKAAMFGLSTQQIGNTIRQAVNGVEASQYRDGKEEYEVTVRLDEQFRDNLSVLDDLTIVEEGRQIPLSSVASWEIGEGFGSITHIEQERVITVMADVRSNYNANAVLQEVQTTLDDYLSNELPAGYNANWTGQQEDQQEAIDFLSMAFLIALFLIAFILISQFNSVSKPFIVMTSVIMSTAGVFYGLVIFQMPFVIIMTGIGIISLAGVVVNNAIVMIDYIDILRRRDKMPLFEALVRGGKVRFRPVILTALTTTLGLVPLAIGFNLDFIVLTNSPVEFFTNLGEYLYWGGEQAAWWAPMAIAVINGLIFATFLTLILVPVLYYLFEKGRRSVNLFFFDDKDPGIISASEGKGMTAEVQDYHTTKGPTSPS; encoded by the coding sequence ATGAGTGGTTCAATGATAGATGATAAGAATATAACCGGTAACGGTGTGGGAAATGTAGACGACCAAAAAGAATTTGGCTTGTCTTCTTTCTCTATTGATAACCGGATTAGTGTATTGGTATTAGTACTATTAGTGGCTATCATGGGAGTAAATTCCTATCTGACTATTCCTAAAGAAGCTTCACCTGATATTACTGTTCCAAATGTGATGGTTATTACAACTTATCCAGGTGTCTCGCCTGAAGATATGGAAGGCTTGGTTACCCGTAAGCTTGAAGACGAGTTGAGTGGTATTTCAGATATCAAGCAGATGGGATCCAGTTCCGCAGAGGGCTATTCAAATATTAACATGGAGTTCAACGCGGATGTGGATATTAACGAGGCCCTGCAAAAGGTGCGCGAGAAAGTGGATTTGGCTAAGCCGGAACTGCCTTCCGAAGCAGAGGATCCGATAATTCAAGAGATTAATTTTTCGGAATTCCCCATTATGCAGGTGAATCTTTCGGGCCAATATGGACTGGTTCAGCTTAAGGAGATTGCTGAAGATTTGCAGGATCAGATTGAAACAATTCCATCGGTACTTGAGGTTAACCTGGCTGGTGGATTGGAGCGTGAAGTTAAAGTGGATGTCAATTTACCGAAACTTAAATATTATGGGTTGACATTTACTGATCTTGTTACAGCTATACAGGAAGAAAATGTAACCGTTCCCGGTGGAAACATCGATGTTGGTATCAAGAAGTTCCTGTTGCGTGTGCCTGGGGAATTCAAGTCCGTAGAGCCAATTGAAGATATAGTGATTGATGCCCCGGATGATCATCCCATCTATCTACGAGACGTAGCAGAGGTTAACTTTGGATTTAAAGAGCGCGAGACCTACGCCGAGCTGAATAGCAATCCGGTGATTTCACTTTCTGTGGTAAAACGGAGTGGGGAAAACATTTTGGAAACCTCCTCTGCCGTTAAAAGTCTTTTGGAAGAGGAGCTTCCAACGTTGCCTCCTACCACTCATTATGAGATTACTTCTGACCAAAGTGACAATATTAATGCGATGGTAAGCAGTCTCGAAAATAATATTATCTCTGGACTGCTTTTGGTAGTGGGTATTTTGCTGTTCTTTTTGGGTGTTCGCAACGCTTCTTTTGTAGGAATAGCTATCCCGATGTCGATGTTCCTTTCCTTTATTGTTATAAGCGCCGTAGGAATGACGATGAATATGATTGTACTTTTTTCATTGATACTGGCACTGGGTATGCTGGTGGATAATGCCATTGTGGTTGTGGAAAATATTTACCGCTACCTGGAAGAGGGATACGATAATTTTACGGCCGCCAAAAAAGGGACGGGAGAAGTAGCCATCCCGATTATATCGGGAACGCTGACAACCCTGGCTGCTTTTTTCCCATTGCTGTTCTGGCCGGGAATTACCGGTGAGTTTATGAGCTTCCTGCCACAGACTCTAATCATTACCTTAAGCAGTTCATTGTTTGTTGCGCTCATTATTAATCCGGTGCTGTGTGCACTGTTTATGAACCTGGATCAAGAGGATAAATCCGACAGGCCTAAAATGACATCCAAGGGTAAACGGTTTATGGCCGGAGCCGCAGCACTGCTGCTGCTTGTTGGCTTGTTGAGCAATTTTTTAACCTGGACGATGCTTTTTATAGGAGCAACGTTGCTTTACCTGTTGAATCGTTTTGTTTTGAGTCCGGTAGGCGACTGGTGGCAGCGAGAGGGGCTCGATAAAGTCCTTGATAAATATGAGAAGACGTTGCGCTGGTCGCTTCATCACGGTAAAACGGTACTGGGGATCTCGGTGCTGGTACTTATTTCGAGCTTTGTAGTCTTTGGTCTCTTTAATTCAGGTATTGAGTTTTTCCCGGAAAGTATCCCCCCGGCCCAAGCTTATGTACAAGTAGAGGCCCCCGTTGGAACCAATGTTGACTTTACAAAATCTGTTATTGATGAGTTAACGCAGAAGGTACCGAATATCCCGAATAGCGAAGATGTTGAATCGGTACTGAGTACGTCCGGTTCGGCTATTACGGCAAACCCGATGGCAAGTCAGGGTAATTCTACACATTTGGGAACCATTGTACTGAATTTTGTGGATTACCAACAGCGAACGGGAACGACCTTCAATGCGATTGAATATGCTCGCAGTAACTTTTCGGAGGGCATCGCAGGTGCTGAAGTGACGGTCGAGAAACCACAAAACGGCCCTCCTACGGGAAAACCTATCAATCTGGAGATTTCCGGTAAGGAGATGCCAGAGCTGGAAAGAATATCTGAAGAGGTTATGAATAGGCTCGAAAACGACCCGGTTTACGGCAAGTTGGATGGGCTGGAACGGGATCTTTCGGAAGCACGACCGGAGATACAGATCAATGTAAACCGGGAAAAGGCCGCCATGTTCGGGTTATCGACCCAGCAGATCGGAAACACAATACGCCAGGCTGTTAACGGTGTTGAAGCCTCACAGTATCGAGACGGCAAGGAGGAGTATGAAGTGACGGTGCGTTTGGATGAGCAGTTCCGCGACAATTTAAGTGTTCTGGATGACCTCACCATTGTAGAGGAAGGACGTCAGATTCCGCTCTCCAGTGTAGCTTCATGGGAAATAGGAGAAGGATTCGGCAGTATTACCCATATAGAGCAGGAGCGGGTGATCACAGTGATGGCCGATGTAAGGTCCAATTATAATGCGAATGCTGTACTACAGGAAGTCCAGACCACACTGGATGACTATCTCAGTAATGAGCTGCCGGCCGGTTACAACGCCAACTGGACGGGACAACAAGAGGATCAGCAGGAGGCCATTGACTTTTTATCCATGGCCTTTTTGATAGCACTGTTTCTGATTGCTTTCATCCTTATATCTCAGTTTAATTCGGTAAGCAAGCCCTTTATTGTTATGACTTCTGTGATTATGTCCACTGCCGGCGTATTTTATGGGCTGGTCATCTTCCAGATGCCATTCGTGATTATTATGACGGGTATTGGAATTATTTCCCTGGCGGGCGTTGTAGTTAACAATGCCATTGTTATGATCGATTACATCGACATCCTGAGAAGGCGAGACAAGATGCCACTGTTTGAGGCCCTAGTCCGGGGAGGTAAAGTACGTTTTCGCCCTGTTATCTTAACAGCACTGACCACCACTCTGGGATTGGTCCCGCTGGCTATCGGTTTTAACCTTGATTTTATAGTCTTGACGAACAGTCCGGTTGAGTTTTTTACTAATCTGGGTGAGTATTTGTACTGGGGTGGAGAACAGGCAGCGTGGTGGGCTCCAATGGCTATTGCTGTCATCAATGGACTTATTTTCGCGACCTTCCTGACCTTAATACTCGTTCCGGTACTCTACTATTTGTTTGAAAAAGGACGGCGCAGTGTAAATCTGTTTTTCTTCGATGATAAAGATCCGGGCATCATTTCAGCTTCAGAAGGTAAAGGGATGACTGCTGAGGTTCAGGATTATCATACAACAAAAGGACCAACTTCTCCTTCTTAG
- a CDS encoding DUF4293 family protein: MIQRIQTLFLFFAFLLNGSVFFNALYRQAMNDPSQWIGLTFAIVLTAAALMPLVCILLYKSRSNQLQWVKITLLIQVIMVGLGSGILFTLGGFGTFLWDETIGLILLVAAFSAELYARKKIRDDIELVKSMDRIR, from the coding sequence GTGATTCAACGTATCCAAACATTATTTTTATTTTTCGCCTTTCTTCTTAACGGGAGCGTCTTTTTTAATGCACTGTATCGGCAGGCAATGAATGATCCCAGCCAGTGGATTGGCCTTACTTTTGCCATTGTGTTGACCGCTGCGGCACTCATGCCGCTGGTTTGTATCTTACTTTATAAAAGTCGATCGAATCAGCTGCAATGGGTCAAAATAACGCTTTTAATACAGGTTATTATGGTTGGTTTAGGAAGTGGAATCTTATTTACGCTGGGTGGATTTGGGACCTTTCTCTGGGACGAAACCATAGGGTTGATATTGCTTGTAGCCGCTTTTAGCGCAGAGCTATATGCACGGAAGAAAATCCGGGATGATATTGAGTTGGTAAAATCGATGGATCGTATCCGTTAA